The window gctttgccccgagtttattttccaaagggctacaaaggaataaactgcttttttaaactgaaaaaaaagaaagaacgagAACACAGGACCAAAAAAATgcacgacgcatgcacacaATCGGTCCTACggcggcctgaacagactctgtatattacaaggcgccacctagtggtttggaggacaacaaacaagccggattgagcgtggacatgCATGtctgatagccagatttgaaaataggtctgaacatatccagcttaaaggctatctggatacagtcctactccagctggactgactttctccagtgtgaacggggcctttaaAGTGTTTAGGGTATTTTTAACACCTCTTTTCACAGGCCATCACAGAAGACAAGTATGTGGTGACCCAGCACATCCGAGAGGCTAGTATTGTCATCAAGAACACCAAGGAGCCGCCGCTCACCCTCAAAATTCATCTGACATCCCCTTTGGTTCGTGAGGAGATGGAGCGAGCTGCAGCCGGAGGTAAGCTCCTACAGCCGGGGCCTCGGTATTTTCTATTTGTTTAGTGGCAGCCCTCCTCCAGCAGGGAGGCCAGGCTAGACAGATATTGTTTATTGGGCCTTCAATGGAGCTAGGGGACAAGACTGCACTGTCACATAATGAAACTGTGCTATGCTTATAGCTCTCTAGACACTCTCATAGTTCCATGTAATGTAATTGTACATTTTTGATGGCCCAATATACAGTATAGGGCAGGTAGTGTACTGACTGCTGAAAACATGgctttctctcccccccccttGATGATCAAGGTCACCAATGAAATGAAGGCTTACTGAGAATTTaaccaaatacaaaaaaagagagagagaccactttgtttgcatgtgtttttatcattgATGATGAACGGTTTGCATTGCAGCAAAAATgagtagcaaaaaaaaacacacacggtgAAACTGTCTTTGGTTGTTAGACCCAGCAGTGAGCTAGCAGGGAAGCTCAGAGTTGCAGATAACGACAAGAGACACTTGAATTTGGCACATTTGTCCAATCACAAAGAATCCATTTAGCCATAGATGAAGTCACTGTGATGATTGTTgttatacaacaacaacaaagtagATTTATATTTAGTGTCGTTTACGTCTTCTTTGAGAGGATCTCCGTCTTAGCAGGTGTTGAACCTTGACCTTATCTGCAGCCCAGAGCTAACGGCGATGCCCTGTTTgggtcttcttcttttttttttaagccatcAGTTTTGCTGCAGCGTGGACTTGTTTTGATACCCACTTTTTGTGCACCTGATAACTTCTGCCTGTGGTTCGAATTCTGATTCTCTCTGTCAAGCCTTCTAGTTTGTCAATTTTTAGGGACGCTGGACCTTTGACCAACTGGCCGCTCTCTGTCTCGGAAGGGGCAAAGTGCAGTGTACCCTGTATAGGGGTAAAGGGGAGGGGCTCTACCTCCTGTTAACTCCAGAAAGGAATAGCAGACCTTTTTTTGTAGGTGCTGAAACTGAAGCATCCATTTGAGTTGGAGAGACAACAACCTCCCATTTGATACGACCAATAAATCTTTTAcgtcagggatttttttttttttttttttttaaccggTGGGTTTGAAGTGTTTTGTGCAGCTCCGtcccaaaaaaaataaaataaaaaaaaataaaaaatatgaactGGGAGGTTGAGAGTGTTTGGTGGTTCTCCAGTGGAGGGgtccccctccccttccccctcctgccTGTGCTTTGGGAAGGCTGCCTGTGTTCCCCCTGGCCGGCTGACAGAACTCCCCTTGGTCAAACTGTACCTTGTCTTCTTATTCCACCTGCCAATAGAAACGCTTTCAGTCAACGATCCCCCGGATGTTCTGGACAGGCAGAAATGCCTAACTGCCTTGGCATCTCTCCGCCACGCTAAGTGGTTCCAGGTTTGGATCTTGTCTTTATTTGTCTCTAAAAACAGAAGTAGTTTTTGAGTTTGGTtttatgctgtttgttttttttatgtgggcgttccatgtgttttgttttcttttatgatTTTACTCTTTTTGAAGTGTACTTCCTGTAGTAATACAGGACAACCTGGATGTTTGTTTCTTAGGAAACCTTTGTCATTACACTGTTAGAGAGTCGCTTTGCTCATTTAACAGGTTCTGTCACAAACAAAACCCAAAAATCATCATTCGCCTCTCTGAATTTAGTTGCTTAATTCAAATCAGTAAAGAAAAAATGTCAGACTAACACAGTCCAGGTGCAATATTTCTCTAATGTCAGTGTTGCTGTGAgtgagtttgttttgtttttttttttttaatgcaagcTACCTGTAGAGCACTCCTTGCTGCCCCATTATTTATTGATGAGAAGATGTTTCCTTGTAGTTTACTGTGTTTTAATACTGACTCATCATAGTATTGTCACCTGTGTCATCTCTGGCTTTCACACTATAACAATCCATCTCTGCAGCTTTGTTATTGTAGAGTGTGTGGCCTCGACTTTTCCTGCTCTCTGGCTGTTTCTGTCACTCTGTGTGCCACGAAATCAACCGGAATATTGCACCTTGagtcatattttttaaaattcttttgCCACTAACTTAACTGCAATcgtttttaaagacattttttttttaaacgtagGTCTCCTGTTTGTCACATTGAAGCTGTTGTTAAGTTTAAAGTGGCTTAAATCACTTCTTTTTCTCCTGATCTAAAGCCAGATGCATGTTTTtgcacaaacagaaaatattctATAGATAATAAACATGTTGACTCACAGACATGGATGTGACTAATTTTAAGCAGGGATATATTTAGACATTTGCATAATGACAAAGCTAAGCAGTCTATAGTCTGtggcttcatttttttaatattaattttCATTTATTTGGATGTTCAtttggctttatgttttatATTCGCTTCCTTTTTGACTAAAGCTGCTTGTCCACCTTCATTCctttccccccctccctccttccctgctTGTGTCTTCAGGCAAGAGCCAACGGGCTGCGCTCCTGCGTCATTGTCATTCGGATCTTAAGGGACCTGTGTGCCCGAGTACCCACATGGGCCCCGCTTCGTGGCTGGGTGAGTCAAAGAAACTCCTGCGCAGCTTTAACATCAAGCTGGATCTCAGAGGTGTGGAATGTGATTTGTTTGGCTACTCAAACCCTTCGTATTTTGCAAATATTTGTTGAGTTGATTATTTGTTATCTTGgctacagaaagaaaaaaaaaaccattaaGGCGCCATCGTCACTTTCTTTTAACTGCAGACACTGTTTTATGCTGTGAcctaaaatctgtgtgtgtgtgtgtgtcagtgactgAGCTTTAAAAATAGCTGCCTCTGACAAAGAGTCTCCCCCCCCTGTCTCCTGTGTTGCAGCCACTGGAGCTGATCTGTGAGAAAGCCATCGGCACAGGGAACCGGCCTATGGGGGCAGGAGAAGCTCTGCGGAGAGTCTTAGAGTGTCTGGCTTCAGGAATCCTCATGGCAGGTATGCTTGTGGGATCTCTTCAACAAATGTTGCTGAACGTGCTGCTGCAGTTGCGCTCTCAGTGTTTACTTTgttgtctgtgctgcagacgGTGCTGGTATCTCTGATCCATGTGAGAAGGAGCCCACAGATGCTATTGGTCATTTagaccagcagcagagagaagacatCACAGCAAGTGCACAAGTAAGAGCAAtggaaacgtgtgtgtgtgtgtgtgtgtgtgtatagttttCAGAATTCTGTACACTTGTACTATAATTCCACGTCTCCTTTGCCCTCAGCATGCCTTAAGGCTGTCAGCTTTTGGACAGCTTCACAAAGTGCTGGGAATGGATCCCCTTCCCCCTAAGATGCCCAAGAAACCTCGTAGTGAGACTCCTATTGATTACACAGGTAAAAGACGCTCGGCTCATCTACATTTGCCACCACCAAAACTTCATCTTTTTGCAGAACCAATGCCATTtattgtgtgtctctttttgcAGTGCAAATCCCACCTAGTACTGCTTATGCTCCACCAATGAAAAGACCaattgaggaagaggagggaactGATGACAAAAGtcccaataaaaaaaagaaaaagctgcagaagaAATGTAAGCTGTCTGATGTTTCTTGATCCTATTCTGGATAAATAATTAATCAGCTGATTAATTTACAACGATCCTGTCCTTTCCACCAGCTCCGGAGGAGAAGGCCGAGCCTCCCCAGGCTATGAACGCCCTAATGAGGCTTAATCAGCTAAAACCAGGCCTCCAGTACAGACTAATATCCCAGACTGGCCCGGTTCATGTCCCAGTCTTCACTATGGCTGTAGAAGTGGATGGAAAGAACTATGAGGCTTCCGGGCCCTCCAAACGCACTGCCAAGCTGCACGTAGCCGTGAAGGTTCTGCACGATATGGGCCTGCCCACTGGAGTGGAACTTAAAACTGCTGAGTCTGTAAAATTAGAAGAGGCAGTTGTAACCACTGCAATAGAAGAAGTAAAGCCCGTGGTAACGCCCGTTGACACTGCCACTGCCGCCACAGGAGCCTCCAGCGCAGACAGCACTGATGCTGTTGAGGTAGGTGTGGCCAGCCAGCacggatttgttttttttttttcctgctgagaTGTTCTGATTTTCCTATCTTACTTTTGGTCCTCGCAGACTGCTCGCCAACAGGGACCAATCCTGACCAAACACGGCAAGAACCCGGTGATGGAGCTGAACGAGAAGCGCCGCGGCCTCAAGTACGAGCTCATCTCAGAGACTGGCGGCTGCCACGACAAACGCTTTGTCATGGAGGTGGAGATCGATGGGCAGAAGTTCCAGGGAACGGGGTCCAATAAGAAGGTGGCTAAGGCATATGCAGCCCTGGCTGCACTGGAACGGCTCTACCCGGAGGGCTCTCTGCCAGAGGCTgctaagaagaagaagggacCCCCGATGGTGAGGAGCATTTCCCTTTAGTCTTGCCTCAAATGTCTGTTACTTAAATCTGAAAATTAGATCAGAGCTTTATATGTTACTTACACCTCATGTTGTAACAGTAGGTGAGCCTTAGTGAAGTAACATACACTGCCGATCAAAAGtctggggtcaccaggccagttctactgcttctctgatcagcgtaacatttccaagtgaccccaaaccttttCACGCTAGTGTCATTTTCAGGTTACAGCTTGAGTTACCCCAAAACATGACATCCAGAAATGAGTGAGGTTAAGGCTTTCAGTGTCAATGGTACCACTCAGAAAGTTGTATCTGTCTTTTCTCAGACCaaagtgttttctttaatgtctaaaaactgtaaaaattgATAGAAAGCTGGTTGCTTCAACAGTTAAAAGCAGCACGGAGGCCCCCGAAATAACAACATGGCTCTAAgtgcattgttttatttatcGAATGTTTCCTTTTCAGCACACTCCTGGGTTCGGCATGATGGGAGCCCCTGGTGGTGTCGATGCTGCTGCACCCAGGggccgaggaagaggagggcgaGGTCGTGGAAGAGGCAGAGGCTTCAATAACGGAGGAGGATACGGCCAAGCAGGTAAGAATTCACCCTAACCTGGAACCATAGTACACATGATGAATATGACACGGtgttaaatctgtgtttttaaaatcctCTTCCTCAGGTGGCTTTGGAACATACGGTTACGGGAACAGTGCAAACTCTGGATACAGTGAGTatttatttaaccctttaaaatcCAGTCGTGCCGTTTGTCCGCTGTTCGGTTCTAATCAAATGTGTCTTGTCAGTGTGACGGTTGATCATATAAAACacgacataataataataatatcacatGCTGGGATGAGCCCAGTGATtttacatttctctgctttAAGCCACAGGATTGAATCTGTATTTGACAagcccccctcccctcctcttttgAACACCCCGTTCTTCCTTCTGGCAGCCTGTTCTGAGGACTGACCTACCTGAGCGTGACAGGAGCAGagaaatctaaaaaaataaaaaaaaactcagtttgAACACAATTTGACCAAACCAGTCTCTGAACTGCCTCCtttaaggcagaaaaaaaaatcaaaataatctAAATCTAATTTTGATATTTCTTTCCCTTCTCTGCCCTGTCTCACTCTTTAGGTGACTTTGTCTCAGACTGCTATGGCTACCACGAGTTTGCGACATAGACCTTCCCCAGTcttaaaaaaaaccaaaacaaaaacaaactaaaaacagtCCCATAGAGAGGAtttaaatggacacacacatgctcagtaGTGTTCCAGCAACATCATGAACTCCCCTCACCGCCGAGTTCACTATCCTGGGATACAGAAACGACTCAACTTGTCACGTCCTGACATTGTGGGGGAGACGATCCACCTCTGCATGCATGTAGCCATAAGACAACACCTTCCTTTCTCCTGACTTGCTGTGGATGTACCCGAACAACCCCGGATCTCCCCGAGGTCCCCGCAGGGACCGATCTATCACAGAATGTCTTTGTTCGTCACAGCGGGGGACGCGGCTGCTTTGTATCCGGcgcatgatttattttttgttaaagCGATGGCCTGGACTACATGACAACTGCCTTTCTGGATTATTGTGCAGACCACAATAGCCTTGTGTCTTTGCACAGTTTACTTGGATGAGAAGATGATTTTGAACgtggtttgtttttatgtcatCCTCACGATTTTCTGTCACTTCcagtcatgtttttatattttctgttttagcTTTTGAATGATGGCCACATTCTGTAAgatctgctgtttctgtctcacaTCGGCAACACTATTAAGTCGCAGTGAAGACGTCGGCAGTGTTTGGTAGTTTGCAGGATGGTATCTAGAAGCCTCAGTGCAGTTAGGTGCACTGAGGCTGTTGACACTAACTTTGCACGCACAGACTGGATGAGTTTTAGAATCTGGTGTATGTATGGAAGGAAAGACGTTTTGCTGTAGCTGTTtttatatgttgtgttttttttaataaatgtgacACCATTCATTACTGTGCCACCACAGGCTCTGATTTCTTCTTCTGAGTGGGCACGTTGTGACTGTGTTCATCGATGTTGTGGCTGTTCTAAAAGCTGTGGCATGCTGTCGTTTCACAGAttactacaacaacaacaacggtgGCGGCACAAACGGAGGAGCTGGGGCATCGACCAGCCCGTCAGGCGGCCCTCCCGCCAGCACGCCGCCAGGATCAGCACAGGGCTCCTACAGCTCATACTACCAGAGTGACAGCTCTTACACTGCTAATGCTGCCAACAAACCGCTCAAAAAGAAACCCCCAATGCACAAGGGAGGAAAGTCGACGTTTCCAGGTCCTCCGGGGGCAAACAGTGGACCTACAGGGAGCTACCAGTCCACCAGTCCGTCAGGGCAGAGCTCCTATAACCAGTATGGCCAGGGCTATGGACAAGGAAAGAAGAATTTCACTCAGAACCAGGGGGGGACCGGTGGATACCCATACAGCACAGCCTACCCGAGCCAGGTGACGGGAGGTGCTGGAAGTAATCAGGACTACACTTATGAAGGTAAGTTGTACCAGGATGTAAacgtgtttgtttctgctgtaaagttggagaTTTTAACATTTAGGTCTATGTGGGAGTGCCTCACCAGAGGGAGACTTGTCTCCATGGTAGCCAAAAACCTGCACCTTTTCCTGAATCCAAACTACTAGTTTCAGTGTGTAAAGTCTGCATTTGGGCCCTGCAGCCTTCTGGGGTAAAAGTCAGGAATAGTCTCACCTTCGCAGTCACATACAGACAGAAGTCTCTGAAGGAACGCTCAAGGTCTTCTCTGAGCAGCTCGCTTCTTATAGCCTTCGTTATCCGACAGTCACAAGCAAGTCAAAACGGAGCAATATGTGAAGGTCACAGAAGCGTAGGCACAGTCCTAAGAGTCATatcaaataatatataaaaaaacaaccacatcaGGCCTATGAggcgcccccctgtggtcatgtcgttggaaaaaaaaggggggggctACACTGGCTcggtggtagagcagggttgtccaataaccagaaggtcagtggttcaatcccaactcctccctagtcattgttgtgtgtctttggccAAGGCACTTCACCCTGGCTGCAAGCGATTTCCCTTCtaggattattaaagtataagaaaagggaaaaaaataaaatcatatacACCCTTATAAAAGGGCCCTGAGAACACGTACAGAGTACATGTATGGgccttcacagagctgctgtaggAAGTAAACGAAAAACATTCAAGGCACTCTCCAGCTTTGTACCATCTTTATTGGTGAAATCACATTTACTGTCTTTATAGGTTACAACAACCAGTCCAGTTACAACTCACAGGGAGGCGGCGGCGGAGGAGGCAGCAACCACTCTCAATACCACAACCCAGTGGGCTATGGCAGGGGAGACGCCAGCATGAACTACCAGTACAGATAGACTGTATCACTCGGAACCATCGGCACCAAGTATCCTGCGCCAGTTTTTTTCAAGCCTTCTCCAAAGAAAGTGATCAACGGCTTTCCTGTGCTCGCTGCCTTCCTCCATGTCTGCTTCTTAATGTGCTTTTGGGTTCAAATTGTAGCACATGTGGGCACAAGGTGAGACTTTTTCAGTGTCGGAGCAGAGTCGTGGCTGAATTTCGTGGTCTGTTTCTGTGGTCTGGTCAGTGCTTGGTCttgtgttctttttgtttttagagtttTACAATCTTGTGCTACCAGTCCTTATTCTCCTCACTAAACATGACGGCTGACAAATTACTCACCCGCTAGCTCTGACCTGGTTTCCTTTTTTAATACAGAGTTTtgtgaagcattttttttttctccatgttaAATCTTGTAGTTTAAGCTACACAGgttgtattatttttttgtaacaacTGAATGGAcccacttcttttcttttcttttttttcaatgcTTGTAtttttggctttgttttgtaatttacCAAGTGTGATGTAGTTATTTTAATAAATGGTTTGTGGTTCTGGAAAGTACAACCATGAGGTACAGTCTAGTGATAAGTCCACATTTCAGATCCGTGTAGCTCTCAGAGTGGGTGGGGTTTCTTCTTGTTAATGTGtaacaaagtgtgtttgtattaataaatgatttttattttgaatacaGAGTCTTAAAGAGTATTAACTTTAATAGGAACCGCGGCAGGTTAGGATTGTTGTGGAATAAGGTCAGAATGCAGTTAGGCAAGTTAAATATTTTAAAGTGCTCATACAGTTTATTGAAGAATTTTAAAAGAGATTAAATACATGATGTGAAAACCTCATAAAATGTAAAGACTTTAACTAACTTTacattttcatatatatatatatacatatatactttacaatgagatttgtttaaaatgtaaaaattaaatCTTTGACCTTGTAAACAGTAATACGCTTAATTTGCATTTTAACCCTcgtgtgttgttcgggacatttttgtcctctgagaaatttttctgtttattttggccataactttgtcaatatgtggacaaattgaatcatttttccctcaacaagcttaattttacataaattttgttaatatgattttaaaatttttcataggtcaacggtacactgtgggcaaattttaccccctaatgtgttgttcgggacaaaaacgtcccctaactaatcattttcccccaggattttaaccctttaatcaccaattttataaggggtggtgctgaaaattgaaaaaaaaaacacacaatatggctcatttttaaaatcctggggggaaatgattttttcactactgttgattagaactgaagttaattaaaaggtctatgcaaaaaaataaaaaaaaatatttatctaatatatttttaaaaccgttaaagttaggggacgtttttgtcccgaacaacacattagcgtagtgtttgcgaacagtccatgagggttaatttgcattttaaaatctaacataaacagagtttttgttgtgttttaggaCCGTAGGACCGGTTTAAAGCGCAGcacagcaattttttttttttttttacggtaATCATCTTCTTCGGCTCTATTCGTGTACGTTCGGCCATTCGGGAAGTGACGCTACATCCGGCCTCTTTCGGGCTTCGCAGGGCTCCAGCATGGCGGACGCCGGTGTGGTGGAGACGCTCTTAAAGCGGATAGAGAAGGCGGACGATGGCGTGGACAGCCTGGACGCGGCCTCCAGCCTCGGTGTGGACCACCAGGTCATCGTTGGAGCCGTGAAGAGTCTGCAGGCTCTCGGCGACGTGAGTTTTCCGGAACTCGGCGACTGTCACTGCATTTGTTGTGTGACTGATGCAATAAGAGGGCAGGTTGAAAGAGTGACAGTAGAGAGGAGGAATACGAGGAATTTTACAGCCTTATGTTTTGTGTTCCTGATTCTGCAGTTAATCTCAGCCGAGCTCCGGTCCTCCAAACACTGGGAGCTGACCGAGGAGGGCACGGAGATTGCCGAGCAGGGCAGCCATGAAGCCCGGGTCTTCAGCTCCATCCCGCTGGAGGGTCTGGCACAGAGTGAGCTCATGGTAGGTGACACAGGAGGGCAGAAGATCTGAATACACAAAGAAGGATGCTGTAATAATCCGAAAATAATCTGTCCCTCTGTAGAAACTCTCCTTCGGGAAGATCGGCTTCAGTAAAGCCATGTCCAACAAGTGGATCCGACTGGACAAAGCCCATGAAGGTGGCCCCAGGATATTCAGGACTGTAGGTGTCCCTTGATGCCAACCTCCTACTGTTCCTTCTCTCTGTGTGCGATCTGCAGTCCTATAGTCCTCATGCTGATGTTTTCAGGTGGAGACCATCGACGACCAGGTGAGAGAGAAGCTGCTTCAGGTGCAGAAAGGcagctccacccagctggaggagaaggagaagaacgagctgaagaagaggaagctgcTCGCTGAAGTGTGAGTCTTAAACATCCCACACTGTCCAAGCCAGCAGCTTCCTCTTACTATAATTTGTGTGTTTCCAGGACGGTGAAGTCTTACTGGATCACTAAGGGGAGCTCCTTCAGCACCACCGTCACCAAACAGGAGACGGAGCTGACGCCCGAGATGATCGCCAGGTGAGTCGGACTTTTCGTTTCAGTTTAGAGACGCAGCAGTGAGACGTGTCcggtctgtcctcctctgtcgcTCAGTGGCAGTGTGCAGGACCTCAGACTGAGGACGCAGACCAATATCCGCCCAGAAAATGGGGACGAGTCCAAAGATGTGGGCTCTGTCCTAAAGGCAGGGTGGGACAAAATAGTACAAAAAAACTGACTCCTCAAGTGTTTTGTATATTTATTGCATAACCTGTAAGCTGTGTGGTGATAACAAGCCAGTTAGGCtgcgttcagactgcaggctgtgacccaaatccgatttttttgcacgaatgtgacctgtatctgatattgtcgtgacagtctgaacagctcaattccgattttcTTATATctgacccaggccactttcatatgtggtcctaaatcagattcgtatccgatttttttttgcaatgcgacctcagtctgaacggctatgcggcatatatccgacttttgcgtcagtgaaaggcgacagacgtcacaattctgcgacacaggagcgggcagacgagcggtgttgttagcaacaagcgcctgttgccaggaagtagagcccgaCTCCAAAGCGctcgctcacagatgagggagatgtcgactgtcttgctgtcaaagtgacacagaaaggcgctcgcagacgtattcaaaggttctcgtcattatgaaattatgaatgaagtcagtgtcgataaaagcagtcacatcactgtcCCACCAccctgcacccacacacatctctgtacagacgctgcagctgctgctctcttccttctcagcgttcttcttaatattatttggttgtaattatgttggccACGATCGGACgttaacataaacaaagccacacaagcacacacacattgtgtgatgtcgtggcttcttctgtgcatgcgggtcacttcagggccgcagtccgttcacacaggagagtggtagcagtcgcacattattttgtaaacaccaaaaaatccgaattgggcattaagacctgcagtctgaacgaaGCCTCAGTCCAGCTCCTTGTTcgattctgattggctgataatACAACGTTGCATCTTAAATGTGCTCAGAATGCTGCACGAACGATTTTTAACACTTGGATGATGTCTTATTTAACGTTATTGTTTAGAACTTAATGGCATAAATCCAGACAGCATGACGGTATTTATTTGTTCTTCCAGGAGTCATGTATGTACATTTTGCACAGCATCATCCCAGCTCTTCAGGAATCAGggtttgtgtttaaaaaaaatgaaaataaatcataaataaataaacaaagaacaGTCTGATAATGCAGCTTACACTGTTTTCATGTGGGCGAGGCATTAAAGTGGCCACAGAGTGAAGGTTTGCATGAAATCATATCATGCAGGGGATTTAGCTAAAAGCAGCGTCCAGATGTTCCCTTTGGTCCAAACGCAGGTTGCCGTTTGTTCCTGTGTGCGCCGTCGATTTGATTTTATCTCAGCTGCAGATTAAAAAACGATCAAAAACac of the Parambassis ranga chromosome 8, fParRan2.1, whole genome shotgun sequence genome contains:
- the ilf3b gene encoding interleukin enhancer-binding factor 3 homolog isoform X1, which codes for MPPPMRHRSMRVFMNDDRHVMAKHSAIYPTQEELESVQNMVSHTERALKAVSDWLDKQEKGTSKSDCDGTGTDKESEHKDQATRSLRGVMRVGLVAKGLLLKGDLDLELVLLCKDKPTITLLKKVSENLVTQLKAITEDKYVVTQHIREASIVIKNTKEPPLTLKIHLTSPLVREEMERAAAGETLSVNDPPDVLDRQKCLTALASLRHAKWFQARANGLRSCVIVIRILRDLCARVPTWAPLRGWVSQRNSCAALTSSWISEPLELICEKAIGTGNRPMGAGEALRRVLECLASGILMADGAGISDPCEKEPTDAIGHLDQQQREDITASAQHALRLSAFGQLHKVLGMDPLPPKMPKKPRSETPIDYTVQIPPSTAYAPPMKRPIEEEEGTDDKSPNKKKKKLQKKSPEEKAEPPQAMNALMRLNQLKPGLQYRLISQTGPVHVPVFTMAVEVDGKNYEASGPSKRTAKLHVAVKVLHDMGLPTGVELKTAESVKLEEAVVTTAIEEVKPVVTPVDTATAATGASSADSTDAVETARQQGPILTKHGKNPVMELNEKRRGLKYELISETGGCHDKRFVMEVEIDGQKFQGTGSNKKVAKAYAALAALERLYPEGSLPEAAKKKKGPPMHTPGFGMMGAPGGVDAAAPRGRGRGGRGRGRGRGFNNGGGYGQAGGFGTYGYGNSANSGYNYYNNNNGGGTNGGAGASTSPSGGPPASTPPGSAQGSYSSYYQSDSSYTANAANKPLKKKPPMHKGGKSTFPGPPGANSGPTGSYQSTSPSGQSSYNQYGQGYGQGKKNFTQNQGGTGGYPYSTAYPSQVTGGAGSNQDYTYEGYNNQSSYNSQGGGGGGGSNHSQYHNPVGYGRGDASMNYQYR
- the ilf3b gene encoding interleukin enhancer-binding factor 3 homolog isoform X2, yielding MPPPMRHRSMRVFMNDDRHVMAKHSAIYPTQEELESVQNMVSHTERALKAVSDWLDKQEKGTSKSDCDGTGTDKESEHKDQATRSLRGVMRVGLVAKGLLLKGDLDLELVLLCKDKPTITLLKKVSENLVTQLKAITEDKYVVTQHIREASIVIKNTKEPPLTLKIHLTSPLVREEMERAAAGETLSVNDPPDVLDRQKCLTALASLRHAKWFQARANGLRSCVIVIRILRDLCARVPTWAPLRGWPLELICEKAIGTGNRPMGAGEALRRVLECLASGILMADGAGISDPCEKEPTDAIGHLDQQQREDITASAQHALRLSAFGQLHKVLGMDPLPPKMPKKPRSETPIDYTVQIPPSTAYAPPMKRPIEEEEGTDDKSPNKKKKKLQKKSPEEKAEPPQAMNALMRLNQLKPGLQYRLISQTGPVHVPVFTMAVEVDGKNYEASGPSKRTAKLHVAVKVLHDMGLPTGVELKTAESVKLEEAVVTTAIEEVKPVVTPVDTATAATGASSADSTDAVETARQQGPILTKHGKNPVMELNEKRRGLKYELISETGGCHDKRFVMEVEIDGQKFQGTGSNKKVAKAYAALAALERLYPEGSLPEAAKKKKGPPMHTPGFGMMGAPGGVDAAAPRGRGRGGRGRGRGRGFNNGGGYGQAGGFGTYGYGNSANSGYNYYNNNNGGGTNGGAGASTSPSGGPPASTPPGSAQGSYSSYYQSDSSYTANAANKPLKKKPPMHKGGKSTFPGPPGANSGPTGSYQSTSPSGQSSYNQYGQGYGQGKKNFTQNQGGTGGYPYSTAYPSQVTGGAGSNQDYTYEGYNNQSSYNSQGGGGGGGSNHSQYHNPVGYGRGDASMNYQYR
- the ilf3b gene encoding interleukin enhancer-binding factor 3 homolog isoform X3; this translates as MPPPMRHRSMRVFMNDDRHVMAKHSAIYPTQEELESVQNMVSHTERALKAVSDWLDKQEKGTSKSDCDGTGTDKESEHKDQATRSLRGVMRVGLVAKGLLLKGDLDLELVLLCKDKPTITLLKKVSENLVTQLKAITEDKYVVTQHIREASIVIKNTKEPPLTLKIHLTSPLVREEMERAAAGETLSVNDPPDVLDRQKCLTALASLRHAKWFQARANGLRSCVIVIRILRDLCARVPTWAPLRGWVSQRNSCAALTSSWISEPLELICEKAIGTGNRPMGAGEALRRVLECLASGILMADGAGISDPCEKEPTDAIGHLDQQQREDITASAQHALRLSAFGQLHKVLGMDPLPPKMPKKPRSETPIDYTVQIPPSTAYAPPMKRPIEEEEGTDDKSPNKKKKKLQKKSPEEKAEPPQAMNALMRLNQLKPGLQYRLISQTGPVHVPVFTMAVEVDGKNYEASGPSKRTAKLHVAVKVLHDMGLPTGVELKTAESVKLEEAVVTTAIEEVKPVVTPVDTATAATGASSADSTDAVETARQQGPILTKHGKNPVMELNEKRRGLKYELISETGGCHDKRFVMEVEIDGQKFQGTGSNKKVAKAYAALAALERLYPEGSLPEAAKKKKGPPMHTPGFGMMGAPGGVDAAAPRGRGRGGRGRGRGRGFNNGGGYGQAGGFGTYGYGNSANSGYSDFVSDCYGYHEFAT